The DNA region gttATTTTCCATGTATGTGTACAGTGCTATCAAtccaaaattttgataaatatatgtTATGTTTAACAAAACTAACTGAAAAACTAATTGATAGCTAAAagataattgaaaattgaaaatgataattttttgataaaattatgtgatgaaatagttaaaaaatataaattacataaataaatatatttttatacaaattttaattttatttttctgataaaataatattttgtaatagattaattttaaacaGTTAGCTTTTTGTAGTacataaacttattatatatgacTATCAATATCCTATATAATAAAAAGGTTTCACTTACTCTTAGGGGATCAATGATAAGAGAAGAACCACCCTGATGGAAATTCTTGGTGTTAGGCATACCACTGATATTTGCAAGTATCTTGGATATAGGCCTCTAACGGGAAGAGGGAAGAAAGTTGACTTCTAGCATGTGGTCAAGATAATTCAAGGGCAACTTGCATCTTGGAAGAATAAATTACTTTATAGAGCAGAATGTCTTTGCCTTGCTAAATTCGTCCTTGCTTACATTCCTACATATACTATGCAACCGTTCTGGATTCCTCAAGGTGTGTGCAATACTATTAACCAATTGAGCACATCTATGATTTGAGTTAGTTGGAAAGATATAATCAAGCCTAACCATGCTGGTGGCTTAGGTATGCAAGATTCCTGTGTAGCAAATGTCTGTTTATTGAGTAAACTGATATGTGACTTCCTTCATAATAAATTCTGATATGCCGTGGATGTAAGTTCTTTCTCATAAGTATTGTTAAAGCAGTTAATGAGCTCCGACTTGGTTTTGATGGGAATAGGTCCTCTGTTTCACACTATTCCTTTTGTACATTCAGGGTTGACCCAACAGAAAGTGATGCCTAAAGCAAAAAttgagagaattttttttattattttaaagaatagAGTGATATGTGAAGCCTTTAGTCAATATGTGTGacctttttactttaaaaaattgatatagtACATGTTAGTAGGCCTAAACTCAAGCTTTAGTTAGTTTACCTTTGGATGCGTACAGATACATAATACATGCAATATGATTCGTCGAAGAAATACGGAATTGAATTTGTATTGTTCCATGTTGTCTGCTCCTATGGTTGAAACATTGAAGCCTTCGAGCCACCCTTTTGTAAAGTTAAATGTCGATGGTTTGTGGTTATCGCATAATGCTATGGGGGTGGTGGTGTGATTCGTGGATTACAAGGGAATTGGTTGTTTGGTTCGCAAAATTCTATGGTCCTGGGACGCTTTGTATGCCGAATTTCTAGCCCTAAATTAGGATGGTCTCCAGCATGCTTGGAACCAAGGTTATTACTAGATCCGTTGTGAGGTGGATTGCCTTGATTTGTACCATGTTGTCAGTAACCTCAATAGCAATGCAGTGGATTTGCACATGTAGAGGGATATTATTCAGGAAATCAGAGGTCTCCTTCTTCACCCTTGGGAAGTCTCCTTTTATCATATTCACATAAGAGTGTTACTGAGGTTGATTCAAGTGACAGTGACTAGTGTTCCTTAATAAGTAATTCAGGGTTTGAATCTTGGTTGAcccttaaatataaaataaattgtgtcaGGAGAAAAATACTCATTTTATGTGCACTTCTCTAACAAagatttgtaattatttttaatcgtTGTTTCTTGAGGAATTTGTGATCCCCGCCCCCCCTTTTCCTGTCTTAGATTTGTTTCTTTATGATCTAGCTAAGGCTAGATAAaccttatcttttatttcttcattgtacctatatatatatatatatatatatatatatatatatatatatatatatatatatatatataacaaaaaggtaaaaatgagaaaaacttTGTCTCatacctaaaaaaaataaagtaaaaataataaaattttactttaaatagaaaatattaaaaataaaatctaataaatgtttgaaggataaaaaaagaaaatattagaagctaatgttttaaaaaatgctacCTAAAGtagtatttcaaaaaatattaaaaaaatcatttatcaaatagtcaaataaactttttaactaataaaaaaactaaaaattaattaaaatatgttactaAACACACTCAACCTGTTAAAAAAGTTGTGTAATTTAAAAACTGTATtgtatggtaaatttttttatttttataataactatcttacaaatataacttataaggtattattacaaaaattagccgtacattacaattttttttttttaagaaatggaGGTTTTTGTTCGTGGCTTTGGAGATTTGGTCACATTCTTGAAGGAGCTTTGGAAAAGTAGTCAACGTATACGCTTTGGGTAAGGGGAACTCTATGACACTAGTTTTGAATACTTGCGTTGTGGGTTGTTTTATGTTATTGTGTTGATGTGATGATTGGTGATCTCTTTTTGAAGAATTTGACCttaaagtgatattttttattgaaagttTATTGCTTGAATTTTgaagtatgatttttttaattcttttgaagtattatatatgtttttagctGGATTAGCTAGAAAAATGTGTTTATATGATGTGCTTTGATAAGTTTTTGTTTGGGTACAAGTCCTTGATTATTTGAAGCAAAAAGCCTAAAACTTTGCCATACACAATTTTTTTGGCCTGTGGACAATCActattaaagtttaaaaaattatgtgttatATATGGATTAAGAACCCCTAATAAAACTTCTAGTAATTTTAGGTTTAGTTAAAGAAACTTCATAAAAGTAGGAGCTTTACTGAAAACACgggcaatattttttttattaaatcttactattaaagtaaaattaagttaataaaaattattgaaagtcatcaataatgaattaatgaacttaggaataaaaataaactaactaAAACTGGTTTTGAAAcctaaattgaaaatttggttAAATAAATTCACTGCATTTTTATCCCTAACTCAAATAAACATGTTAAGTCAAAAATCACTGTGTGGTCACAAACGTGAATAAGAAACATGGATGAGTAGGCAAGAATCAAACAACTAATTATTATTTGGGGAATCTTTTTATATTCCTCGAACAAACTTTGAATCTTTCAAAATTGTtgctttaataatttttttttctacaaaaataatattctattaATTGAGTATCAGTGGTACTAGAATTACAAACTACATTCCAGATTAGTCCCAATACATAAAGGTTGGGACCAAAATTtggtaaaatatcattttacatAATTTGCTCTAATAGTTTATCCTCCTCTATTGAGAAATGCTGCTCTGATGTTTGAGGACCAGTAGTTAAAATGCATGTTGAAATCCTTCTCCAAATTTGTGAGCCACGTCCATAATAAGAAGACTGCATTGTCTAAGATTCTGTTAGCATCAAATGACCCATTTgagaatataatattatttctttgCTGCCAAATGCTCCATGTCAATGCCAACCACCACCTCTTCCATTTGCTAGACCTCACTCCCTCTACCATTCCATGTATGTGTTGGATAAAGTGTTGCCTTGGGTGGTTTGGGAAGACACCCGACAAACCCACCCAAGACAATGACTCCCACCATACTGAAATTATCTTACCACACTGAAGGAAAAGGTGGCCTGCACTTTCCTCCTCACCTCCGCAAAAAGGGCATGTTAACTCTCCAACCTGAATCTGTCTCCTGTTCAAGTTTACCCTGGTTGGTAATCGGTCCCTAATTAACCGCCATGcaaatataacaaattttgatgGCAGCTTGAGTTTCCACAGCTCCTCAAATGCTCCATCTTGCTGTTGTTCCGATAATTCCTCCCACAGCACTAAATAAGCAGATTTCACCGTATATTGCCCACTCGGGTCTGCCTTCCACTCCCATTGATCTCCTTTGTGAGCCTGTATTGTACTTTGTGTAACATCTGACAAAAATGAGACCGCCATCTCTATTTCATTATCAAACAATGGTCTTCTCCACCTAAAATCCCATTCCCACCCAGCTTCTTTGAAGGCCCCCATGTGTTGTATACATTGATGTTGTTGATTAGAAATACTGTACAACCTAGGGTATTTTGTGAGAAGCGTGTCCTCTCCCCCCAACCAcctatcctcccaaaatttaaatttgtcccCGTAGCCCACCTTCCATGAAATCACAGAATTCATTATCTCCCTAGTATGTGGATGATTGAACAAAAGCTTTAGATCCCTCCACCATACAAATTAACCCTTCCCTCTAGTTACCTCATCTAAACCCCTCCAACCTTCATATTTTGACTCCAATACTCTAGTCCACAGCTCCCCCTGGCTATGAAATAAACTCCATTTCCACTTACCCAGCAGCGAGAGgttaaaaaagttaatgtctTTTATTCCGAGCCCCCCAACTTCCTTAGGCAAGCATACAGTATCCCACTTAACCCAAGTTATTTTGACTTGATCTTGGTCACCACCCCATAAAAATCTTCTCTGAATCCTCACTAGCTTGTCCTGCACCTTTTTAGGGACcttgaaaaaagagaaaaaataaatcggAATGGACGTTAGCACTGACTTTATGAGAGTCACTCTCCCCCCAAATAACAAGtgtctttgcttccattttgctAACTTTCGCTCACACTTAGTTATTATAGGGTCCCACATGTGGCAATATCTCGGATTTGTTCCAATAGGAACACCAAGGTACGTGAAAGGGAACGAAAACAACCTACAATTGAGGTAACCAGCTGCAACATTTCTCCACTCGTCCGACACCCCAAAAGCTCCCAACCCGCTTTTAGCGAAGTTGATTTTGAGGCCCAATACAAGTTCAAAAATCCTCATCATTGCTTTGATAGCCCTGATATTTTCCATTGATGCCTCTCCGAAGAAGATTGTGTCATCGACATATTGTAGCAAGCTAATTTCCACCTTATCTTTACCACATAAAAACCCCTTATACAACCCCTTCTCTAACGCTTGTGACATGATGCCACTAAGTGCCTCTGCCACAATATTGAAAAGGAGAGGTGATAATGGATCACCTTGTCTGAGCCCTTTCTAAGGTACGAACTGTGCTGACGGACTGCCATTCACTAGAACTGAAATTGATGCTGATGTTATACACCCCTCCACCCACTGAATCCGTTTGTCACAGAATCCCATTCTTTTTAACATGTAAAATAGGAATTCCCAGGAGACAGAGTCATATGCCTTCTCGTAATCCACTTTGAACACGAAGCATGATTTATGACACCTTTTGGCTTCGTCAACGACCTCATTTGCAATCATCACACTATGTAGCATGTATCTACCTTCTATGAATGCTGATTGCCTTTCATGTATGATGAAAGGCATGACCTTCTTCAACCTGTTCGCCAGTATCTTCGCCACTATCTTGTATGTGCAACCAATCAATGAGATAGGTTTGTATTCATTCAGCAATTGTGGATCCGCTACTTTGGGAACGAGTGCTAGGA from Glycine soja cultivar W05 chromosome 8, ASM419377v2, whole genome shotgun sequence includes:
- the LOC114424117 gene encoding uncharacterized protein LOC114424117 yields the protein MGAFKEAGWEWDFRWRRPLFDNEIEMAVSFLSDVTQSTIQAHKGDQWEWKADPSGQYTVKSAYLVLWEELSEQQQDGAFEELWKLKLPSKFVIFAWRLIRDRLPTRVNLNRRQIQVGELTCPFCGGEEESAGHLFLQCGKIISVWWESLSWVGLSGVFPNHPRQHFIQHIHGMVEGVRSSKWKRWWLALTWSIWQQRNNIIFSNGSFDANRILDNAVFLLWTWLTNLEKDFNMHFNYWSSNIRAAFLNRGG
- the LOC114424118 gene encoding uncharacterized protein LOC114424118: MSQALEKGLYKGFLCGKDKVEISLLQYVDDTIFFGEASMENIRAIKAMMRIFELVLGLKINFAKSGLGAFGVSDEWRNVAAGYLNCRLFSFPFTYLGVPIGTNPRYCHMWDPIITKCERKLAKWKQRHLLFGGRVTLIKSVLTSIPIYFFSFFKVPKKVQDKLVRIQRRFLWGGDQDQVKITWVKWDTVCLPKEVGGLGIKDINFFNLSLLGKWKWSLFHSQGELWTRVLESKYEGWRGLDEVTRGKG